A single window of Candidatus Obscuribacterales bacterium DNA harbors:
- a CDS encoding GNAT family N-acetyltransferase: MRSLLHHLHYRAFVAEVEEAIVGSAGGQRFAGLYPWIIFPSDRQYGYIWGVYVEPDYRHRGIATRLIQLVVEHLQGIGCTKVVLNAAPKARPLYQRLGFSDSNLMELDLREKAEG; the protein is encoded by the coding sequence TTGCGATCGCTCCTTCATCACCTGCACTACCGGGCCTTTGTGGCTGAAGTAGAAGAGGCTATTGTCGGCTCTGCGGGAGGGCAGCGGTTCGCCGGGCTGTATCCCTGGATTATCTTCCCCAGCGATCGCCAATACGGCTACATCTGGGGCGTCTATGTGGAGCCTGACTATCGCCATCGGGGCATCGCCACCCGGCTGATCCAGCTTGTGGTGGAGCATTTACAGGGCATTGGCTGCACCAAAGTGGTGCTAAACGCTGCCCCCAAGGCCCGCCCACTCTATCAGCGACTGGGCTTCAGCGACAGCAATTTGATGGAACTCGATCTGCGGGAAAAGGCAGAAGGATGA
- a CDS encoding transglutaminase family protein encodes MMLSLISEFNHLADYLAPSAVIDWQHSSISTLGKSLTQCISSVPDQIRVVYKWVRDRISHTCDIGDPRVTCTASEVLHQGHGFCFAKTHLLAALLRSCSIPTGFCYQRLVFDDAQPDRFTLHGLNAVYLVELRRWVRLDARGNKPGVQAEFCWHREQLAFPIRPRCGEVDYPNLYVEPHPNIITALQTYSTAQVLIAHLPATL; translated from the coding sequence ATGATGCTTTCCCTGATTTCAGAATTTAACCATTTAGCAGACTACCTTGCCCCCTCAGCGGTGATTGACTGGCAACATTCGAGCATTTCGACGTTAGGGAAATCTTTAACCCAGTGCATTTCCTCCGTTCCAGACCAAATCAGGGTGGTGTACAAGTGGGTGCGCGATCGCATTTCCCACACCTGCGACATTGGCGATCCGCGCGTCACCTGCACCGCTTCCGAAGTGCTGCACCAGGGCCACGGCTTCTGCTTTGCCAAGACCCATCTGCTGGCGGCGCTGCTGCGCAGTTGCAGCATTCCCACCGGCTTTTGCTACCAGCGTCTGGTGTTCGACGATGCCCAGCCCGATCGATTTACCTTGCACGGCCTGAATGCAGTTTATCTGGTAGAGCTACGCCGCTGGGTGCGATTAGATGCCCGAGGCAATAAACCAGGGGTGCAAGCAGAATTTTGCTGGCATCGCGAACAGCTCGCCTTCCCCATCCGCCCCCGCTGCGGCGAAGTGGACTATCCCAACCTCTATGTCGAGCCGCATCCCAACATCATCACTGCTTTGCAAACCTACTCCACTGCCCAAGTCCTAATCGCCCATCTCCCTGCCACGCTTTAA
- a CDS encoding pyridoxamine 5'-phosphate oxidase family protein encodes MAQSSTPRTQVKRVPQRASYDPQQIYDILDEGLICHLGFVVEGQSFVIPTAYGRLEDKLYIHGSPASRLLRTLDQGVEVCLTVTLLDGLVLARSAFHHSMNYRSVVLFGTATRVDDPTEKLTALKAFTDHVVCDRWSEVRPPNPQELDGTLVLALPIAEASAKVRTGPPIDAPED; translated from the coding sequence ATGGCTCAGTCCTCTACCCCTCGCACCCAAGTCAAACGCGTCCCTCAACGGGCCAGCTACGATCCTCAACAGATCTACGACATTCTCGATGAAGGGCTGATCTGTCATCTGGGCTTTGTTGTCGAAGGGCAATCCTTTGTGATTCCTACCGCCTATGGCCGCTTGGAGGACAAACTCTATATCCACGGTTCCCCCGCTAGCCGCCTGCTGCGTACTCTAGATCAAGGAGTGGAGGTGTGCCTGACAGTGACGCTGCTGGATGGGCTGGTGCTAGCGCGATCGGCCTTTCACCACTCGATGAACTACCGCTCGGTGGTGCTGTTTGGCACTGCAACTCGGGTGGATGACCCGACCGAAAAGCTGACGGCGCTCAAGGCGTTTACCGACCATGTGGTGTGCGATCGCTGGTCGGAGGTACGCCCTCCCAATCCCCAGGAGCTGGACGGAACCCTGGTGCTGGCCCTACCCATCGCTGAAGCCTCGGCCAAGGTGCGCACGGGCCCACCGATTGATGCGCCCGAGGATT